From the Treponema sp. J25 genome, one window contains:
- a CDS encoding ATP-binding cassette domain-containing protein produces MATLIRVRDVYKSFGENRVLQGVSLDIEEGSISALIGQSGTGKSVLFKSIMGMLSIDAGKIWYKDIELTALSKAELITVRQHFGYAFQNAALFDSMTVAENLAFPLTEVLGIKNQAEIKKRVEEMLDWIELPGIEQLHPADLSGGMRKRVGVARALIMRPDVLFFDEPTTGLDPVLSDTIYQLVRRVNRELNVTCIIITHDIPAAFRVADKISVLHQGIIVADGSPEEVARSNEPIVQDFIRLSFGELKVKVGAAS; encoded by the coding sequence ATGGCCACGTTGATTCGAGTGCGGGACGTGTATAAATCCTTCGGAGAAAACAGGGTTCTTCAGGGGGTTTCTCTTGACATAGAAGAAGGTTCGATTTCGGCCCTCATCGGTCAGAGCGGAACCGGTAAGAGTGTTCTATTTAAAAGCATCATGGGGATGCTTTCTATTGATGCAGGAAAAATTTGGTATAAGGATATTGAATTGACGGCCCTCTCAAAGGCCGAACTTATCACGGTACGACAACATTTTGGGTATGCCTTCCAAAACGCAGCGCTTTTCGATTCCATGACGGTGGCAGAAAACCTGGCCTTTCCTCTGACAGAGGTATTGGGTATCAAAAATCAGGCAGAAATAAAAAAGCGGGTCGAAGAAATGCTCGACTGGATTGAACTGCCAGGCATTGAACAGTTGCATCCGGCGGATCTTTCCGGGGGAATGCGGAAACGGGTAGGGGTGGCCCGGGCTCTTATCATGCGACCGGATGTTCTCTTTTTTGATGAGCCCACCACCGGTCTTGATCCGGTTCTTTCGGATACCATCTATCAGCTGGTGCGCCGGGTTAACAGGGAACTGAACGTTACCTGTATCATCATCACCCACGATATACCGGCGGCGTTCCGGGTGGCGGATAAGATTTCGGTGCTTCATCAGGGTATAATAGTAGCAGATGGGAGTCCTGAGGAGGTAGCCCGATCCAATGAACCGATTGTGCAGGACTTTATCCGGTTGTCTTTTGGAGAACTAAAAGTCAAGGTTGGTGCAGCTTCATGA
- a CDS encoding MlaD family protein, translated as MKWSNYLKIGLFFIGIGTAGTVYIVRSTDGFNDLNTKVYQVIIDDATGLTTNSKVYLAGVPVGKIQSITIKDDKAILKVAFLKNVELRQDAVIHRRASSILGTSILALSPGTELSPILKEGSTIEAAPSMADTSAIMNSVQDLSRQLNQILKEFQERQMALLAVSLETFNSIARKIDAQTEQQLERVSRILEASATISEQVERILAEREKDVTVSLTELRQSLENLRAITEEIRQGQGSIGKLLYDEELYNSLLATARETEAAAAKLEATIESIQTLANNTNTVVVDAGNLVSQVNRLEVQIDSQARYAIGNGTFQGGAAIQLIPRKRDRYYRIGVDSDPTGQQSALVSAEIGRKLGMVTLHGGLIENTAGLGFAIEPTRWFQIRTDLYNFQKEKLPNLRGTITVYPLFDPHSDKFWNWIYLYGGIQNSLSSERDFFVGTGLRFTDEEIRSLVGLFSLAGQR; from the coding sequence ATGAAATGGTCGAATTACCTTAAAATTGGACTTTTCTTTATCGGTATCGGGACCGCCGGTACTGTCTACATTGTACGCTCCACCGATGGGTTTAATGACCTTAATACTAAGGTATATCAAGTAATTATTGACGATGCCACGGGACTTACTACCAATTCGAAGGTATACCTTGCAGGAGTTCCGGTAGGTAAAATTCAGTCCATTACTATTAAAGATGACAAGGCCATTTTAAAAGTGGCATTTCTAAAAAACGTGGAACTTCGCCAGGATGCGGTAATTCACCGCCGGGCCTCTTCTATTTTAGGGACCTCCATACTGGCTCTTAGTCCAGGAACAGAACTTAGTCCCATCCTAAAAGAGGGAAGTACCATCGAAGCAGCACCCTCCATGGCGGATACCTCTGCTATCATGAATTCGGTGCAAGACCTGAGCCGCCAACTCAACCAGATACTCAAGGAATTCCAGGAACGGCAGATGGCTCTCCTCGCGGTTTCCCTTGAAACCTTTAACTCCATCGCACGGAAGATCGATGCCCAAACAGAACAACAGCTTGAACGGGTTTCCCGTATCCTCGAAGCTTCGGCAACTATTTCGGAACAGGTAGAACGAATCCTCGCAGAACGCGAAAAAGATGTCACTGTTTCTCTCACCGAACTCCGTCAGTCTTTAGAGAACCTACGGGCTATTACCGAAGAAATACGTCAGGGTCAGGGGTCGATAGGAAAATTACTGTACGACGAAGAACTTTACAATTCCTTACTTGCCACAGCCCGCGAAACGGAAGCCGCCGCGGCAAAACTGGAAGCCACAATAGAAAGCATTCAGACCCTGGCGAATAACACAAATACGGTGGTGGTGGATGCGGGGAATTTGGTTTCCCAGGTAAACAGGCTGGAAGTCCAGATTGATAGTCAGGCCCGGTATGCCATCGGGAATGGGACCTTCCAAGGGGGAGCGGCGATTCAACTTATCCCACGAAAACGAGACCGGTATTATCGCATCGGCGTAGATAGCGATCCCACAGGACAACAGTCTGCCCTGGTTTCTGCCGAAATTGGCCGAAAACTTGGCATGGTAACCCTTCATGGGGGCCTTATAGAAAACACCGCGGGCCTCGGTTTCGCCATAGAACCAACTCGATGGTTTCAAATTCGCACGGATCTCTATAATTTCCAGAAAGAAAAACTACCTAACCTTCGGGGGACCATCACGGTTTATCCCCTTTTTGATCCCCACTCAGACAAGTTCTGGAACTGGATATACCTGTATGGAGGTATCCAGAACAGTCTTTCCAGCGAGCGGGATTTCTTTGTAGGAACGGGGCTTCGTTTTACGGACGAAGAAATTCGAAGTCTCGTGGGACTTTTCTCTCTCGCCGGACAAAGATAA
- a CDS encoding ABC transporter ATP-binding protein — translation MSILNRSGQGAASFSHEFYFNKKHPVKTFYHFFDREQKNLALAALFFIIKHSPVWAMPVVTANIITALSKAVTQGTVGIGEIRVILINLGVIAFLVLQNIPTQSLFIYFLATSVREIEGSLRLSLVRKLQQLSFSFHDRYHSGAIQSKVLRDVESIRNLIMLSMNSLLPALVTFLFALWMTLSKQPLLTVVFVVSMPIAVLVIKVFRGKMRETNAILRQDMEKMNEHLTEMIEMIPVTRAHGLERMEIAKLEKQFSVIQVNGVKLDVVSAVFGAINWVIFQLLQVLCLAVTIPFALQGKIGVGDVVLFQGLYGAVLNAVSTILNVYPELERGIEAINSIGEILEDPEVEENEGKLVVQNVQGNIDFKNVYFSYPGTTEHAVQDFTLSITAGQSVAFVGASGSGKSTLMQLVLGLRRPNQGAIFLDGKDLSTLDMRTVRHHVSVVPQSVILFSGTIRENITYGLKEFSEEQLIEAARMANALEFIEQLPKGFDTPIGEYGSRLSGGQRQRIAIARALIRNPRILILDEATSALDVASERQVQIAIEQSMRGRTTLIVAHRLSTIRHADLVVVLERGRLVEMGTYRELVQKDGFFSRLVALDESPVIRN, via the coding sequence ATGTCTATTTTAAACCGTTCAGGCCAGGGGGCCGCCAGTTTTAGCCATGAGTTTTATTTTAATAAAAAACATCCGGTAAAAACCTTTTATCACTTCTTTGATCGGGAACAAAAGAATCTAGCCCTGGCGGCTTTGTTCTTTATTATTAAACATTCCCCGGTGTGGGCCATGCCGGTAGTTACGGCCAATATCATCACCGCTTTGAGTAAAGCGGTAACCCAGGGGACGGTAGGTATTGGAGAAATTCGGGTAATACTTATCAACCTTGGGGTTATTGCGTTTCTGGTGCTCCAAAACATCCCGACCCAGAGCCTTTTTATTTATTTTCTTGCTACGTCGGTGCGAGAAATCGAAGGGTCCCTCCGTCTTTCCCTTGTGCGAAAGTTGCAACAGCTTTCTTTTTCGTTTCATGACCGATACCATTCGGGGGCCATTCAGTCAAAGGTGCTCCGGGATGTGGAGTCGATTCGTAACCTTATCATGCTGAGCATGAATAGCCTTTTACCTGCCCTGGTGACCTTTTTGTTTGCCCTCTGGATGACCCTTTCCAAACAGCCCTTGCTGACGGTGGTCTTTGTTGTTTCTATGCCTATTGCCGTCCTGGTAATCAAGGTGTTCCGGGGTAAGATGCGGGAAACCAATGCGATCCTCCGGCAGGACATGGAAAAGATGAACGAACACCTGACGGAAATGATAGAAATGATCCCCGTCACCCGGGCCCATGGGCTTGAGCGGATGGAAATAGCAAAACTGGAAAAACAATTTTCGGTAATCCAGGTAAATGGGGTTAAACTCGATGTGGTAAGTGCCGTCTTTGGGGCTATCAACTGGGTTATTTTTCAGCTTCTCCAGGTATTGTGTCTGGCGGTTACTATTCCCTTTGCGCTCCAGGGAAAGATTGGTGTTGGGGATGTGGTCCTTTTTCAGGGCTTATATGGGGCAGTGCTGAATGCGGTAAGTACCATCTTGAATGTATATCCCGAACTTGAGCGGGGAATAGAGGCAATTAACTCGATTGGAGAAATTCTAGAAGATCCCGAAGTAGAAGAAAACGAAGGGAAGCTCGTGGTACAAAACGTTCAGGGAAACATCGATTTTAAAAATGTGTATTTTTCGTATCCCGGGACAACGGAACATGCGGTTCAGGATTTTACGCTTTCTATCACCGCGGGTCAGTCAGTAGCCTTCGTAGGAGCCAGTGGTTCAGGAAAATCTACCTTGATGCAGCTTGTCCTCGGGCTTCGCCGACCAAATCAGGGCGCTATTTTTCTGGATGGGAAGGACCTCTCCACACTGGATATGCGGACGGTCCGGCATCATGTGTCGGTGGTTCCCCAGTCGGTGATTCTTTTTTCGGGGACCATTCGGGAGAATATAACCTATGGCCTTAAGGAGTTTTCAGAAGAGCAATTGATTGAAGCGGCCCGCATGGCCAATGCGCTGGAGTTTATCGAACAATTACCCAAAGGGTTTGATACCCCTATTGGTGAATACGGTTCCCGGCTATCGGGGGGCCAGCGACAACGGATTGCTATTGCCCGGGCTCTGATCAGAAATCCCCGGATTCTCATCCTGGACGAGGCTACCAGTGCCCTGGATGTGGCTTCGGAACGGCAGGTTCAGATCGCCATTGAGCAGAGCATGCGGGGTAGGACCACCCTGATTGTGGCGCACCGGCTTTCCACGATTCGCCATGCGGACCTGGTGGTGGTGCTTGAGCGGGGACGGCTTGTGGAAATGGGAACCTATCGGGAACTGGTGCAGAAAGATGGCTTTTTTAGCAGACTGGTGGCCCTCGATGAATCGCCGGTGATCCGGAATTAG
- the xylA gene encoding xylose isomerase, with protein sequence MAEYFVGNKEYFPGIGKIKYEGPKSDNPLAFKYYNPDKKVGNKTMKEHLRFAVAYWHSFCGDGTDMFGAATQKQPWKLDAKTPMEGAEHKLDAAFEFITKLGAEFYCFHDRDIAPEGATPAESEKNLMAIVAKAKERQKATGVKLLWGTANLFSNPRFMNGAATNPDFAVVAHAAAQVKAAIDATIELDGQGYVFWGGREGYMSLLNTDLKREKEHLARFLIMARDYARSRGFKGTFYIEPKPMEPSKHQYDFDVETVAGFLRYYGLDKDFKMNIEANHAELAGHDFQHELETAVAMGLFGSVDANRGDPRNGWDTDQFPMSYYETTLAMLAILKAGGFTTGGLNFDAHIRRNSVDPADLFIAHIGGMDAFAVGLEVAYRIQQEGKLAAFIKDRYSSFDTADGQRFEKGQMKLEELAALAKDYGTVGFTSGKQEYLENLLNQYLLTTV encoded by the coding sequence ATGGCAGAGTATTTTGTAGGAAATAAGGAATATTTCCCCGGTATTGGAAAGATAAAGTACGAAGGGCCCAAGAGCGATAATCCCCTGGCCTTTAAGTACTACAATCCGGACAAGAAAGTAGGCAATAAGACCATGAAGGAGCACCTCCGCTTCGCCGTGGCCTATTGGCACAGTTTCTGTGGTGACGGCACGGATATGTTTGGCGCCGCAACCCAGAAACAACCCTGGAAGCTCGATGCCAAGACCCCCATGGAAGGGGCGGAGCACAAACTGGATGCGGCCTTTGAGTTTATCACCAAATTGGGCGCCGAGTTCTATTGCTTCCATGATCGGGATATTGCGCCGGAAGGAGCTACCCCCGCGGAAAGCGAAAAGAACCTGATGGCCATTGTGGCTAAGGCCAAGGAACGCCAGAAAGCCACGGGCGTAAAACTTCTCTGGGGTACGGCGAACCTCTTTTCCAATCCCCGCTTCATGAATGGGGCCGCTACCAACCCCGATTTTGCCGTGGTGGCCCATGCGGCGGCCCAGGTAAAAGCCGCCATTGATGCCACTATCGAACTTGATGGACAGGGCTATGTATTCTGGGGTGGCCGGGAAGGCTATATGTCCCTCCTCAATACGGACCTGAAACGGGAAAAAGAACACCTGGCCCGTTTCCTCATTATGGCCCGGGACTATGCCCGCAGCCGGGGCTTTAAAGGAACCTTCTATATTGAACCCAAGCCCATGGAGCCCAGCAAGCATCAGTATGATTTCGATGTAGAAACCGTGGCGGGCTTCCTGCGCTACTATGGCCTTGATAAGGATTTCAAGATGAATATCGAGGCAAACCATGCCGAACTGGCGGGACACGATTTCCAGCACGAACTGGAGACCGCAGTGGCCATGGGGCTCTTTGGTTCCGTGGATGCTAACCGAGGGGATCCCCGCAATGGGTGGGATACGGACCAGTTCCCCATGAGTTATTACGAAACCACCCTGGCAATGCTAGCCATTCTTAAGGCAGGGGGCTTTACCACCGGCGGCCTTAACTTTGATGCCCACATCCGGCGCAACTCGGTAGATCCGGCAGACCTCTTTATTGCCCATATCGGTGGTATGGACGCTTTTGCGGTGGGGCTCGAGGTAGCCTACCGAATTCAGCAGGAAGGAAAACTTGCGGCCTTTATTAAGGATCGCTATAGCTCCTTTGATACCGCCGATGGTCAGCGCTTTGAAAAGGGCCAGATGAAGCTGGAAGAACTGGCTGCCCTGGCAAAGGATTACGGCACGGTAGGATTTACCAGTGGCAAACAGGAATACCTGGAAAATCTGTTGAATCAATACTTATTGACAACAGTGTAA